One genomic window of Sphingobacterium oryzagri includes the following:
- the recQ gene encoding DNA helicase RecQ, translated as MDIEKSLFDNLQEFFGFDTFKGDQEAIITNILNKKDTFVIMPTGGGKSICYQLPALMSEGTAIVISPLIALMKNQVDQLRAFGGNDSIAHFLNSSLNKSEITKVKQDVTDGKTKLLYVAPESLAKEENTQFLKQIKVSFVAVDEAHCISEWGHDFRPEYRKIRQVINGIGANIPIIALTATATPKVQSDIRKNLQMNDATLFKSSFNRSNLYYEVRVKKNVVKEIVKFIRANSGKTGIIYCLSRKKVEEIAEVLNINGIKALPYHAGLDAKTRADTQDKFLMEDVQVIVATIAFGMGIDKPDVRYVIHHDIPKSMEGYYQETGRAGRDGGEGYCLAFYSEKDVEKLTKFMKDKPVSEREIGTQILKEVIDYSESSVCRRKQILHYFGEQFDETGCNSMCDNCRTQKTQFDAEASLLEVLGFVKEQGDKFDDHHIINVMIGQNNQPISSYKHDTHPLFGKGRELGVNYWKSLIRQAELNNFIKKDIDHYGLLILTESGRKYLANPYAIKFILNRPMEKAEDDSGEEIAGGAGALDTELLKMLKDLRKKIAKQKSLPPFVIFQDPSLDEMCTHYPVSIDELKQIQGVGGGKASKFGAPFVETIKKYVEDNDIDRPQDMVVKSTANKSALKVSIIQNIDRKIGLDDIASSKGISYENLLKEVESIVNSGTKLNIGYFVDEMIDRDRQDEVYDYFRTAEIDSIKQALDELGEEDYTFEDIQLMRIKFMSELGN; from the coding sequence ATGGATATAGAAAAATCACTATTTGACAATCTACAGGAATTTTTCGGCTTCGATACATTTAAAGGTGATCAGGAAGCCATCATAACAAATATCCTTAACAAGAAGGATACCTTCGTTATTATGCCTACAGGGGGAGGAAAATCAATCTGTTACCAGTTGCCTGCGCTTATGAGCGAAGGCACGGCTATTGTTATTTCGCCGTTGATCGCGCTTATGAAAAATCAGGTCGATCAGCTGCGCGCTTTTGGTGGTAACGACAGCATTGCTCATTTTCTAAATTCATCATTGAATAAAAGTGAGATTACAAAGGTGAAGCAGGATGTGACGGATGGAAAGACGAAGTTGCTTTATGTCGCGCCAGAATCATTGGCTAAAGAAGAAAATACACAATTTTTAAAGCAGATCAAGGTATCCTTTGTCGCCGTAGATGAAGCGCATTGTATTTCTGAATGGGGGCATGATTTCCGTCCGGAATACCGCAAAATACGGCAGGTAATTAATGGTATTGGTGCTAATATTCCAATTATTGCATTAACGGCTACAGCTACACCAAAGGTACAGTCGGATATTCGTAAGAACTTGCAGATGAACGATGCAACCTTGTTTAAATCTTCGTTTAACCGCTCTAATTTATATTACGAGGTGCGTGTGAAGAAGAATGTTGTTAAGGAAATTGTCAAATTTATCCGTGCCAATAGCGGCAAGACCGGTATTATTTACTGTTTGAGTCGAAAAAAAGTCGAAGAAATAGCGGAAGTGCTCAATATCAATGGGATCAAGGCATTGCCTTACCACGCTGGTTTAGATGCCAAGACACGTGCTGATACGCAAGATAAATTCTTGATGGAAGATGTGCAGGTCATCGTAGCGACGATTGCTTTTGGTATGGGAATCGATAAACCAGATGTACGCTACGTCATTCATCATGATATTCCGAAGTCGATGGAAGGCTATTACCAGGAGACGGGTCGTGCTGGTCGTGATGGCGGAGAGGGTTACTGCCTTGCATTTTATTCTGAAAAGGATGTCGAGAAACTGACGAAATTTATGAAAGATAAGCCGGTTTCCGAAAGAGAGATTGGCACGCAGATTTTGAAAGAAGTGATCGACTATTCCGAGTCATCGGTTTGTCGGCGCAAGCAAATTTTGCATTACTTCGGCGAGCAGTTTGATGAGACGGGTTGTAATAGTATGTGCGACAATTGTCGTACTCAAAAAACGCAATTTGATGCTGAGGCATCCTTGCTGGAAGTTCTGGGTTTTGTGAAAGAACAAGGCGATAAGTTTGACGATCACCATATTATCAACGTGATGATCGGGCAGAATAATCAGCCCATTTCATCGTATAAACACGATACACATCCTTTATTCGGTAAAGGGCGCGAGCTTGGTGTAAATTACTGGAAATCATTGATTCGCCAAGCCGAATTAAACAATTTCATTAAGAAGGATATCGATCATTACGGTCTTTTAATACTGACCGAAAGCGGACGAAAATATTTGGCTAACCCTTATGCCATCAAGTTTATATTAAACAGGCCGATGGAAAAAGCAGAAGACGATTCGGGTGAGGAGATCGCTGGCGGCGCTGGCGCATTGGATACCGAATTGTTAAAGATGCTGAAAGATTTGCGGAAGAAGATTGCTAAGCAGAAATCTTTGCCGCCTTTCGTGATTTTTCAAGATCCATCGTTAGACGAAATGTGTACGCACTATCCCGTCAGTATTGACGAGCTGAAGCAGATACAGGGTGTGGGCGGTGGAAAAGCCAGCAAGTTTGGAGCGCCATTTGTCGAAACCATCAAAAAATATGTCGAAGACAATGATATCGACCGGCCGCAAGATATGGTGGTCAAAAGTACAGCCAATAAATCGGCTTTGAAAGTTTCAATTATCCAGAATATCGACCGGAAAATTGGCTTAGATGATATCGCGTCATCAAAAGGTATAAGCTATGAAAACCTCTTGAAAGAAGTGGAATCTATTGTCAATTCGGGCACAAAATTAAATATTGGTTATTTTGTGGATGAGATGATCGACCGCGATCGTCAGGATGAGGTGTATGACTATTTCCGTACGGCTGAGATCGACTCGATCAAGCAAGCCTTGGATGAATTGGGCGAGGAAGATTATACGTTTGAAGATATCCAGTTGATGCGTATCAAGTTTATGTCAGAGTTAGGAAATTAA
- a CDS encoding DoxX family protein, with amino-acid sequence MAKHQEIGIVRHAGRVVLGLFLLFAGIGHLTFGRREFQAQVPNWLKMDKDLVVLLSGYVEIALALLILFYGHRNKKIPWLLALFFVAIFPGNWSQYVNQRDGFGLNTDAARLLRLFFQPVLILWALWSMGAIGPKRKPRETVLTTDSFPLKLK; translated from the coding sequence ATGGCTAAACATCAAGAAATCGGTATCGTGCGCCACGCTGGTCGGGTGGTGCTGGGACTTTTCCTATTATTTGCCGGAATCGGCCACTTGACGTTCGGACGCCGGGAATTTCAAGCACAGGTGCCAAACTGGTTAAAAATGGATAAAGATCTGGTGGTACTATTATCAGGCTACGTAGAAATTGCCTTGGCACTGCTTATTCTGTTTTATGGGCATCGCAATAAAAAAATCCCTTGGCTATTAGCGCTCTTTTTTGTAGCCATATTTCCCGGAAACTGGTCGCAATATGTAAACCAGCGTGACGGATTTGGATTAAACACAGATGCCGCACGACTGTTGCGACTTTTCTTTCAACCGGTACTTATCCTCTGGGCACTCTGGAGCATGGGAGCCATCGGTCCAAAACGAAAACCACGCGAAACAGTACTGACGACAGACAGCTTTCCGCTGAAGCTGAAATAA
- a CDS encoding KpsF/GutQ family sugar-phosphate isomerase codes for MHNIDIKKSAVETLELEATAIQHLTQTIGEDFVSVVNKILNLQGRVIVTGVGKSAIIAQKIVATFNSTGTPSIFMHAADAIHGDLGIIQENDLIIALSKSGNTPEIKVLVPFLKQTGNTLVALVGNLTSFLAQQADYVLDTSVSREACPNNLAPTTSTTAQLAMGDALAVSLLTCRQFSDRDFAKYHPGGALGKQLYLRVADLSDQNGRPEVAPQANIREVIITITKFRLGATAVIDKHEILGIITDGDIRRMLEKYEDLTGLTAGDIMATSPKTIERNELAVEALQQMRQHNISQLLATQDGSYQGIIHLQDLLKEGII; via the coding sequence ATACACAACATCGACATTAAAAAGAGCGCGGTTGAAACATTGGAGTTAGAAGCGACAGCTATACAGCATTTAACACAAACCATTGGAGAAGATTTCGTTAGCGTGGTCAATAAGATATTGAATCTTCAGGGACGAGTTATCGTGACAGGTGTAGGCAAAAGTGCCATTATCGCTCAAAAGATCGTCGCTACGTTTAACTCTACGGGCACGCCATCTATTTTTATGCATGCGGCTGATGCCATTCATGGAGACTTAGGAATAATTCAAGAAAATGATCTCATAATTGCGCTTTCAAAAAGTGGCAATACACCGGAAATCAAGGTGTTGGTTCCATTTTTAAAACAAACGGGCAATACGCTTGTTGCCTTGGTGGGCAACTTAACGTCCTTTTTAGCGCAACAGGCGGATTATGTACTCGACACCAGCGTGAGTCGCGAAGCGTGCCCCAATAACTTAGCGCCCACAACCAGCACGACGGCACAACTGGCAATGGGCGATGCACTAGCTGTATCGTTGCTAACTTGCCGGCAGTTTTCAGATCGTGACTTTGCTAAATATCATCCTGGTGGTGCGCTCGGAAAGCAACTTTACCTGCGGGTGGCCGATCTTTCTGACCAGAATGGACGTCCGGAAGTCGCTCCGCAAGCCAATATCCGCGAAGTTATTATCACCATTACCAAATTTAGACTCGGTGCGACTGCGGTTATTGATAAGCACGAAATTTTGGGTATTATTACCGATGGCGATATTCGCAGAATGTTGGAGAAATATGAAGATCTGACCGGTTTGACAGCTGGAGATATCATGGCGACATCGCCAAAAACAATTGAGCGTAACGAACTTGCTGTCGAAGCTTTGCAGCAAATGCGGCAACATAACATATCCCAGTTGTTGGCAACGCAAGATGGAAGCTATCAGGGCATTATCCATTTGCAGGATCTGCTAAAAGAGGGTATTATTTAA
- a CDS encoding pyridoxal phosphate-dependent aminotransferase — translation MPQISNKGIEMPASPIRKLTPFADQAKKDGKHIYHLNIGQPDIETPEIMLNALKGIDFKVWAYTASEGTASYRAKLAQYYNKLHYNITPTDILVTNGGSEAITIAMQSCLNPGEEIIIPEPFYANYNGFACSADIIVKPIMSYIENGFALPDIAAFEELITEKTKAIAICNPNNPTGYLYSRAELEALRDLCIKHDLYLFSDEAYREFCYDGKEFISPMHLEGLEEHVVVLDTVSKRYSACGARIGCLITKNKALYQTALKFAQARLSPSLEGQIAGEAAVDTPDSYFEAVSTEYTARRDTLVNGLNAIDGVFCPNPGGAFYVVARLPIDNSDRFCQWMLEDFSYENQTVMMAPATGFYSSENAGRNEVRMAYVLNQQDLKKALACIEEGLRVYPGTTRS, via the coding sequence ATGCCACAAATATCGAACAAAGGCATCGAAATGCCCGCATCACCGATTAGAAAGCTTACCCCATTTGCCGATCAGGCAAAAAAAGATGGCAAACATATTTATCACTTAAATATCGGTCAGCCGGATATCGAAACGCCTGAAATCATGTTGAATGCGCTTAAAGGCATAGACTTTAAAGTATGGGCTTACACCGCTTCGGAAGGAACGGCATCTTATCGGGCTAAACTAGCGCAATATTACAACAAACTACATTACAATATCACGCCGACCGATATTCTGGTGACCAACGGCGGATCGGAAGCGATCACCATCGCTATGCAATCTTGCCTGAATCCTGGCGAAGAAATCATCATACCAGAGCCATTTTATGCTAATTACAACGGCTTTGCCTGCTCTGCGGATATTATCGTTAAGCCAATCATGTCTTACATCGAGAATGGATTTGCACTGCCTGATATTGCTGCGTTTGAAGAATTGATAACCGAAAAAACGAAAGCAATTGCTATCTGTAATCCTAATAACCCAACGGGCTATCTTTATTCCAGAGCCGAACTAGAGGCATTAAGAGACTTATGCATAAAACATGATCTGTATTTATTTTCTGATGAAGCATATCGGGAATTTTGTTATGACGGCAAGGAATTTATCTCGCCTATGCATTTGGAAGGACTGGAAGAGCATGTTGTAGTTCTGGATACGGTATCAAAACGTTATTCCGCTTGCGGCGCACGTATAGGCTGCTTGATCACAAAAAATAAAGCCTTGTACCAAACGGCACTAAAATTTGCACAGGCTAGACTTAGCCCATCGCTGGAAGGACAAATCGCGGGCGAGGCTGCTGTGGATACACCAGATAGTTATTTTGAAGCTGTATCTACCGAATATACCGCTAGGCGCGATACGTTGGTGAACGGGTTGAATGCTATCGACGGCGTATTCTGCCCAAACCCGGGCGGCGCTTTTTATGTGGTTGCAAGACTTCCAATCGATAATTCTGATCGATTTTGCCAGTGGATGCTGGAAGATTTTTCTTACGAAAACCAAACGGTGATGATGGCCCCTGCAACAGGCTTTTATAGCAGCGAAAATGCTGGACGAAATGAAGTCCGCATGGCCTATGTACTCAATCAACAAGACCTGAAGAAAGCGCTTGCTTGTATTGAAGAAGGCTTACGCGTATACCCGGGCACTACCAGATCTTAG
- a CDS encoding 30S ribosomal protein THX translates to MGKGDKKTRKGKIIKGSFGKKRPKNGPRVTIKHKKEDA, encoded by the coding sequence ATGGGAAAAGGCGATAAAAAAACACGAAAAGGCAAAATCATCAAGGGCTCATTCGGTAAGAAAAGACCGAAGAATGGCCCGAGAGTAACTATTAAACACAAAAAAGAGGATGCATAA
- the guaB gene encoding IMP dehydrogenase, with amino-acid sequence MQLDPQKFVAEGLTYDDVLLIPAYSEILPRDVDTSTQLTRKIRLNIPLVSAAMDTVTGAELAIAIAQAGGIGMLHKNMTITEQAAEVRKVKRSESGMIQDPVTLLEGSTVGDAFKIMKDHKIGGIPIVSEQGKLVGIVTNRDLRFQKDMAKPINELMTKTNLVVAPEGTDLIQAEEILQNEKIEKLPVVDADGFLKGLITFKDIQKYKHYPNAAKDSHGRLLVGAAVGVTADTLERVEALVKAGVDVVTIDTAHGHSKGVVDKLKEVKAAFPDLQVIVGNIATAAAAKALAEAGADAVKVGIGPGSICTTRIIAGVGVPQLYAVYEVAKGLQGTGVPLIADGGIKQTGDIAKAIAAGADTIMAGSLFAGVEEAPGETIIYEGRKFKSYRGMGSLEAMEKGSKDRYFQDVEEDIKKLVPEGIVGRVPYKGTLAEVVYQYIGGLRASMGYCGAGSIARLKEAQFVRITGAGLRESHPHNISITKEAPNYNSRG; translated from the coding sequence ATGCAATTAGATCCACAAAAATTCGTAGCTGAAGGCCTTACGTATGATGATGTTTTACTCATCCCAGCCTATTCAGAAATTTTACCTCGTGACGTTGATACGAGCACACAATTAACAAGAAAAATCAGATTAAATATTCCATTAGTTTCTGCAGCGATGGATACCGTTACAGGTGCGGAACTAGCTATCGCTATTGCGCAAGCGGGCGGAATCGGGATGTTGCATAAAAACATGACCATTACCGAACAGGCTGCTGAGGTACGCAAAGTGAAACGTTCAGAAAGTGGAATGATTCAAGATCCGGTTACATTGTTAGAGGGTTCTACTGTAGGCGATGCGTTCAAGATTATGAAAGATCATAAAATTGGGGGTATTCCTATCGTAAGTGAGCAGGGAAAACTGGTAGGAATTGTTACAAACAGAGATTTGCGTTTCCAAAAAGACATGGCAAAACCAATCAATGAGTTGATGACAAAAACCAACCTTGTTGTTGCACCAGAGGGTACCGACCTGATCCAGGCGGAGGAGATTTTGCAAAACGAAAAAATAGAAAAGCTACCCGTTGTTGATGCCGATGGGTTCTTAAAAGGCTTAATTACGTTTAAAGATATACAGAAATACAAACATTATCCAAACGCGGCAAAAGATAGCCACGGTCGTTTATTGGTTGGTGCAGCAGTTGGTGTTACAGCTGATACCTTAGAGCGTGTTGAAGCGTTAGTAAAGGCAGGCGTGGATGTTGTAACAATTGATACGGCACACGGACATTCTAAGGGCGTGGTTGATAAGTTGAAAGAGGTGAAAGCGGCTTTCCCAGATCTTCAGGTAATCGTTGGTAATATCGCTACGGCTGCCGCTGCAAAAGCGTTGGCTGAAGCTGGTGCTGATGCCGTTAAGGTAGGAATCGGACCGGGTTCAATTTGTACCACACGGATAATCGCTGGTGTAGGTGTTCCGCAACTTTACGCGGTTTATGAAGTGGCCAAAGGACTTCAAGGAACAGGCGTGCCACTTATTGCCGACGGCGGTATTAAACAAACTGGTGATATCGCAAAAGCGATTGCAGCAGGCGCGGATACGATCATGGCCGGATCATTATTTGCCGGTGTCGAAGAAGCGCCGGGCGAGACGATCATTTATGAAGGACGTAAATTTAAATCGTATCGTGGTATGGGTTCGTTGGAAGCGATGGAAAAAGGATCGAAAGATCGTTATTTTCAAGATGTTGAAGAAGATATCAAAAAGCTCGTTCCAGAAGGTATCGTTGGGCGTGTGCCTTACAAAGGCACATTGGCCGAAGTGGTTTATCAGTATATTGGAGGATTGCGCGCTTCGATGGGGTACTGCGGTGCCGGATCTATCGCACGGTTAAAAGAAGCGCAGTTTGTTCGTATTACTGGTGCCGGCTTGCGCGAGTCGCACCCACACAATATTTCGATTACGAAAGAAGCGCCAAATTATAATAGCCGCGGTTAA
- the kdsA gene encoding 3-deoxy-8-phosphooctulonate synthase yields the protein MIQQYLPSIKHGDSTQFFLMAGPCAIEGEEIALRIAERIVKITDKFGIPYIFKGSYRKANRSRVDSFTGIGDEKALKVLQKVSQTFGIPTVTDIHESHEAAMAAEYVDVLQIPAFLCRQTELLVAAANTGKVVNIKKGQFLSAGSMQFAVDKVKESGNEKVFLTDRGNSFGYQDLIVDFRGIPEMRGFQVPTVMDCTHSLQQPNQTTGVTGGKPALIETIAKAAIAVGADGLFIETHPDPANAKSDGANMLHLDLLEGLLEKLVRVRAAIL from the coding sequence ATGATTCAACAGTATTTGCCATCCATTAAACATGGCGACTCTACGCAGTTTTTTTTAATGGCTGGACCTTGCGCCATTGAGGGCGAGGAAATTGCCTTGCGTATTGCCGAGCGCATTGTCAAGATTACCGATAAATTTGGAATACCCTATATCTTTAAAGGTTCTTATCGTAAAGCCAATCGATCTCGGGTCGATTCTTTTACCGGGATTGGTGATGAGAAAGCGTTGAAAGTTTTGCAGAAAGTAAGCCAAACGTTTGGCATTCCGACGGTAACCGATATTCATGAAAGCCACGAGGCGGCTATGGCAGCTGAGTATGTTGATGTGTTACAGATTCCGGCTTTTTTGTGCCGTCAAACTGAGTTATTAGTCGCTGCTGCCAACACAGGCAAAGTTGTCAATATCAAAAAGGGCCAATTTCTTTCCGCAGGCTCCATGCAATTTGCCGTCGATAAAGTGAAAGAGTCTGGAAATGAAAAGGTTTTTCTAACCGATCGTGGTAATTCTTTTGGCTACCAGGATTTGATCGTCGATTTCAGAGGAATTCCTGAAATGCGTGGTTTTCAGGTGCCAACCGTTATGGACTGTACGCATTCTTTGCAACAGCCAAACCAAACGACTGGTGTTACCGGCGGCAAGCCAGCCTTGATCGAAACGATTGCAAAAGCGGCTATTGCGGTAGGTGCAGATGGCCTCTTTATCGAGACGCATCCTGATCCTGCCAACGCAAAATCTGATGGTGCCAATATGTTACATCTGGATCTTTTGGAAGGGTTATTGGAAAAATTAGTGCGTGTTCGTGCTGCAATTCTGTAG
- a CDS encoding GH3 family domain-containing protein yields the protein MAIIGEIIKRAINVNGLITKDPAAADAQTAVLMMMLEKAKNTAFGRTYHFDEILSDADPVRSFQERVPIYDYDKLYAEWWHYLEEGHENITWPGGQRYFAMSSGTTSNSKAIPVTDDMLDAIKKSGIQQVMSLKNFDLPADFFEKDIMMLGSSTELKDHKGFLAGEISGISAANLPLWFRKFYKPGKKIAASKDWDERVARIVRSAKKWDVGSMSGMPSWSELMLREIIRYNKVDTIHDIWPNLQVYTTGGVAFGPYRKSFDKLFARPVTYIDTYLASEGYLATQKRPDAAGMALIVDNGIFFEFVPFVESNMDDAGSVRQDATVLTLEQIEEGVEYVLLISTVAGAWRYMIGDTVVFTDKERSEIMISGRTKHFLNVVGEQLSVHQMNNAIQSLQAKFDLDIKEFTVSTVLEDNKRINKWYLGADKVKEATDVSTYLDEELQRTNKNYKVARDQALDAVEVKVIPVENFHQWSEQHKKLGGQAKIPRVMDEEAFVAFEQYLHTL from the coding sequence ATGGCAATCATTGGAGAAATAATTAAGCGCGCGATCAACGTTAACGGATTAATCACAAAAGATCCGGCGGCGGCTGATGCGCAAACAGCGGTGTTAATGATGATGTTGGAAAAGGCCAAGAACACCGCTTTTGGGCGTACTTATCACTTTGACGAGATTTTAAGCGATGCGGATCCCGTACGATCTTTCCAGGAAAGAGTACCGATATACGATTATGATAAATTGTATGCGGAATGGTGGCATTATTTGGAAGAAGGGCATGAGAATATTACCTGGCCTGGGGGGCAGCGCTATTTTGCGATGAGTAGCGGTACAACGAGCAACAGTAAGGCCATTCCCGTCACGGATGACATGTTGGACGCTATTAAAAAGTCGGGTATACAGCAGGTTATGAGTTTAAAAAACTTTGATCTGCCAGCAGATTTTTTTGAAAAGGATATCATGATGCTGGGGAGCAGCACGGAACTAAAAGATCATAAAGGATTTTTAGCAGGAGAAATTAGTGGTATCTCGGCCGCCAACTTGCCGTTATGGTTTCGCAAGTTTTATAAACCCGGAAAGAAAATAGCGGCTAGCAAAGACTGGGATGAGCGCGTGGCGCGCATCGTGCGCTCAGCAAAAAAATGGGACGTTGGTAGCATGTCGGGAATGCCATCCTGGTCCGAACTGATGCTGCGCGAAATCATCCGATATAATAAAGTTGATACGATTCACGATATCTGGCCGAATTTACAAGTGTATACGACCGGCGGCGTTGCTTTCGGTCCGTACCGCAAGAGTTTTGATAAATTGTTTGCACGCCCGGTAACGTATATTGATACTTACTTGGCATCAGAGGGTTATCTTGCTACGCAAAAGCGGCCAGATGCTGCTGGAATGGCATTAATTGTGGATAACGGAATTTTCTTTGAATTCGTTCCCTTCGTCGAATCCAATATGGATGATGCAGGTTCCGTTCGGCAGGATGCTACAGTGCTTACGTTAGAACAGATTGAAGAAGGTGTGGAATATGTGCTGCTGATTAGCACAGTCGCTGGTGCTTGGCGTTATATGATCGGTGATACGGTAGTTTTTACAGATAAAGAACGGTCTGAAATTATGATCAGCGGTCGTACAAAGCATTTCTTAAATGTGGTGGGCGAACAGTTGTCGGTACACCAAATGAATAATGCTATTCAAAGCTTACAAGCAAAATTTGATCTTGATATCAAAGAGTTTACCGTCTCTACTGTACTGGAGGATAATAAACGCATCAACAAATGGTATCTCGGAGCGGATAAGGTAAAAGAAGCAACTGATGTAAGTACTTATTTGGATGAAGAGTTACAGCGAACTAACAAAAATTATAAGGTTGCCCGAGATCAAGCCTTGGATGCTGTGGAGGTAAAAGTAATTCCGGTGGAGAATTTTCATCAATGGAGTGAGCAGCATAAAAAGCTTGGCGGACAGGCAAAAATTCCGCGTGTCATGGATGAAGAGGCGTTTGTCGCTTTTGAACAATACCTGCATACGTTGTAA
- a CDS encoding DUF1573 domain-containing protein, translating to MKKTLGILAVFVAIIGFTSMNLAIGEFQFEKESHDYGTIPQNKPASYDFKFSNTGDSPIIISEVKPSCGCSVAEFTKTPIKPGDTGTITVTYNAAAKGPFTKQFTVKSNTKTPVKTLTVKGNVE from the coding sequence ATGAAAAAGACATTAGGAATATTAGCAGTTTTTGTAGCCATTATCGGTTTTACGTCGATGAATTTAGCCATCGGCGAATTTCAATTTGAAAAAGAATCCCACGATTACGGTACGATTCCGCAAAACAAACCGGCTTCTTACGACTTTAAGTTTTCCAATACCGGAGACTCGCCTATCATTATTTCCGAAGTGAAGCCATCTTGCGGTTGTTCGGTAGCTGAATTTACAAAAACACCGATTAAACCAGGCGATACAGGAACGATCACTGTAACCTACAATGCGGCTGCGAAAGGCCCATTTACAAAACAGTTTACGGTGAAATCGAACACGAAAACACCTGTTAAAACATTGACCGTAAAAGGAAACGTCGAGTAA